One Verrucomicrobiia bacterium genomic window, GCGGGAGGAATGCGTGTCAGCCCGAACGCATAATTGCCGACCAAAAACGGAAAAATCGGAGAAAGCCTTGCAAGCAGGATGATTTTCCAGCCTTTTTCTTTCACGGCTTCCTGAAGCGCCTGGAATTCCCGGTTCGCGGCAAACGCCTTGGCCACCACGTCGCGGGCCATCGTGCGGCCGATCAAGAATGCGGCCGTCGATCCCAGACCCGCCCCCAGCACGCTGAGCAGGGTCCCCTTCCAGAGCCCGAACAAAATGCCCGAGGCGAACGTGAAAACAAAAGAAGGCGCGAAAAAAATGCACGTGAGGATGTAAACGCCGAGAAAAACCGCGGGCGCCCAAGGCCCCAGCCCCTGGATCCATTCGAGCGTTCTTTGGAAAAGGCCTGCCTTGTTGAAATAATAAGCGCACCCGAGAATCACGGCCGCCGTGAAAGCCTTGAAGAAGGCTTTAGGT contains:
- a CDS encoding TVP38/TMEM64 family protein, translated to MAAPKAFFKAFTAAVILGCAYYFNKAGLFQRTLEWIQGLGPWAPAVFLGVYILTCIFFAPSFVFTFASGILFGLWKGTLLSVLGAGLGSTAAFLIGRTMARDVVAKAFAANREFQALQEAVKEKGWKIILLARLSPIFPFLVGNYAFGLTRIPPAQYFFATMVGTLPSSTVYVYLGTITGNLALVNASGRTRTPAEWALLAVGLAATVGLSLYLRGIATKALKKNVPHA